From Acidobacteriota bacterium, one genomic window encodes:
- a CDS encoding sigma-70 family RNA polymerase sigma factor, giving the protein MTNESENLTMLLNGTQRGDRASLDELLPRVYDELKRIAAYKLSIERGNHTLQATALVHEAYMRLIDQHSVNWQNRAHFFAIASEMMRRILVNYAESHKAKKRNEGQTLISLDVAGEIAADSDVDLIFLENALRQLAEFDPTQARIVELKFFGGLTNEEAAEVLGVSVSTVKREWRMARAWLAAKLN; this is encoded by the coding sequence ATGACGAATGAATCCGAAAACCTGACGATGCTTCTGAACGGCACGCAGCGCGGCGACCGCGCAAGCCTCGATGAGTTGCTGCCGCGCGTCTACGACGAACTAAAACGCATCGCCGCGTACAAACTCTCGATCGAACGCGGCAACCATACGCTGCAGGCGACGGCGCTCGTTCATGAAGCGTATATGCGGCTCATCGACCAACATTCGGTCAACTGGCAGAATCGCGCTCATTTCTTTGCGATCGCCTCGGAAATGATGCGTCGGATCCTTGTGAACTACGCCGAAAGCCACAAGGCAAAGAAACGAAACGAAGGTCAGACGCTGATCTCGCTCGACGTCGCGGGCGAGATCGCGGCCGATTCCGACGTCGATCTGATCTTCCTCGAAAACGCGCTCCGGCAACTCGCCGAATTCGATCCGACGCAGGCGCGGATCGTGGAGCTCAAGTTCTTCGGCGGTCTAACAAATGAAGAAGCGGCCGAGGTTCTCGGCGTGTCGGTCTCGACCGTGAAGCGCGAATGGCGCATGGCGCGCGCCTGGTTGGCCGCAAAATTGAACTGA
- a CDS encoding serine/threonine protein kinase: MRSGEMTPDKWNKIKAIFNEAIDLGDEAREDFLRGHPDAESVAEARRLLEAETRERFSEPAARVSGLWAEDDAVEYEGREIGGFRLIREIGRGGMGIVFEAVRESDDFRQRAAVKILKLGADSAAMAKRFGRERQILATLEHANIARLLDGGRAADGTPFLAMEFVDGLPVDQFCDQNGLGLRDRLRLFLKICSAVAFAHSRLVIHRDLKPSNILVTDDSEVKLLDFGISKIVSPDDEMPDQTLTSLGMMTPRYASPEQAAGRIVSTPGDVYSLGLILYELLTGVPAHRFESSRPDGSHASFAIPSRRARPPRRRRPVRSFRTGDRTNRAEPRRPNRGAWPHHQSENAARRSRQHRPQGASERSGAPLLVGRAVRRRYRTLS; this comes from the coding sequence ATGCGATCCGGTGAAATGACCCCCGACAAATGGAACAAGATCAAGGCGATCTTCAATGAGGCGATCGATCTCGGCGACGAAGCGCGCGAGGATTTTCTGCGCGGACATCCTGATGCCGAATCGGTCGCCGAGGCGCGCCGGTTGCTTGAAGCGGAAACTCGCGAGAGGTTTTCGGAACCGGCCGCGCGCGTTTCGGGACTGTGGGCCGAAGATGACGCCGTTGAATACGAAGGCCGCGAGATCGGCGGTTTCAGGCTGATTCGCGAGATCGGCCGCGGCGGAATGGGTATCGTCTTCGAAGCGGTTCGCGAATCCGACGATTTTCGGCAGCGGGCGGCGGTCAAGATCCTCAAACTCGGAGCCGATTCGGCGGCGATGGCCAAACGGTTCGGGCGTGAGCGGCAGATCCTCGCGACGCTCGAACATGCGAACATCGCGCGATTGCTCGACGGCGGACGCGCCGCCGACGGAACGCCGTTTTTGGCGATGGAGTTCGTCGACGGCCTTCCGGTCGATCAGTTCTGCGACCAGAACGGGCTCGGGTTGCGCGATCGGCTGCGGCTTTTTCTGAAGATCTGTTCCGCGGTCGCGTTCGCGCATTCACGCCTCGTCATCCATCGTGATCTGAAACCGTCGAATATCCTTGTGACCGACGATTCCGAGGTCAAACTGCTCGATTTCGGAATCTCGAAGATCGTCAGCCCCGACGATGAGATGCCCGATCAAACGTTGACTTCGCTCGGAATGATGACGCCGCGTTACGCGTCGCCTGAACAGGCCGCCGGCCGGATCGTCTCGACTCCGGGCGATGTCTATTCGCTCGGGCTTATCCTCTATGAGCTTTTGACCGGAGTTCCGGCACATCGCTTCGAAAGCAGCCGTCCCGACGGATCGCACGCGTCATTTGCGATTCCGAGCCGCCGCGCCCGTCCGCCGCGACGACGACGTCCCGTCCGGTCCTTCCGAACCGGCGACCGGACAAACCGCGCAGAACCGCGACGGCCGAACCGCGGAGCTTGGCCGCATCATCAATCCGAAAACGCTGCGCGGCGATCTCGACAACATCGTCCTCAAGGCGCTTCAGAAAGATCCGGCGCGCCGCTACTCGTCGGTCGAGCAGTTCGCCGGCGATATCGAACGTTATCTTGA
- a CDS encoding tetratricopeptide repeat protein has protein sequence MNRTRISKRRSLLGRRVVELAPEDLNSKIYLARSFVHYGDSIPEAEMPRKMETFRGALAIADEVIATAPDDETANRILASATHRVQLYTFLAAAEARKKGDPGKQTALLREALEVAKRSTAAQQKVLSLKPDNPVYRRNVAGGTLNEGTIYRELGETETAIRLAREALDTQLAIAAADSSNQEIKLDLKESYEDLALAHIRRGELAAARIDFEKAIALNDELLKKDPQNFDFLDREAARRTGLRRRSGRKGFKPRGPRGLSESAQTCRNRNSGQVRRLCRGFPHEDRRESAEMKISADGV, from the coding sequence ATGAACAGAACGCGAATTTCGAAAAGGCGCTCGCTCCTTGGGCGGCGCGTCGTCGAACTTGCGCCCGAAGATCTGAATTCAAAGATCTACCTCGCGCGGAGTTTCGTCCACTACGGCGACAGCATTCCGGAGGCGGAAATGCCGCGGAAGATGGAGACGTTTCGCGGCGCGCTGGCGATCGCCGACGAGGTCATCGCGACCGCGCCTGACGACGAGACCGCGAACCGCATCCTCGCGAGCGCGACGCACCGCGTCCAGCTTTACACGTTTCTCGCGGCCGCCGAGGCGAGGAAGAAAGGCGATCCCGGAAAGCAGACGGCGCTGCTCCGCGAGGCGCTTGAGGTCGCCAAGAGGTCGACGGCGGCGCAGCAGAAAGTACTGTCGCTGAAGCCCGACAATCCCGTATATCGCCGCAACGTCGCCGGCGGGACACTAAACGAAGGCACGATTTATCGTGAACTCGGCGAAACGGAGACGGCGATCAGACTGGCCCGCGAGGCACTCGACACGCAGCTCGCGATCGCCGCGGCCGATTCGAGCAATCAGGAGATCAAACTCGATCTCAAAGAATCTTACGAGGATCTAGCGCTCGCGCATATTCGCCGCGGCGAACTCGCGGCGGCACGCATCGATTTCGAAAAGGCCATCGCGCTGAATGACGAACTTCTCAAAAAGGATCCGCAGAATTTTGATTTTTTGGATCGCGAGGCTGCGCGGCGAACAGGTCTTCGCCGACGCTCTGGCCGAAAAGGTTTCAAGCCCCGAGGCCCGCGCGGGCTATCTGAAAGCGCTCAAACTTGCCGAAACAGAAACTCCGGCCAAGTACGGCGCCTTTGTCGCGGATTTCCGCACGAGGATCGAAGAGAGTCTGCGGAAATGAAGATCAGTGCAGACGGAGTGTGA
- the mqnC gene encoding dehypoxanthine futalosine cyclase, whose protein sequence is MTSEDCTALLESYDIARIGAAADEIRQRKHPDKVVTYIIDRNINYTNVCNVVCTFCAFYRRPGKPDTYVHSFEEICKRIDETIELGGTGVLMQGGLHPDFNIEWYEDLLSRLHALYPTFQLHCFSPPEIHNIHLISGLDYETIMARLKAAGLNSMPGGGGEILDDEVRKRVSTKCNTQEWLDVMRAAHKVGLRTTASMMFGIGDRVEHRVRHLQRVRDVQDETGGFTAFIPWTFQRENTALGRKITEEPSGIDYIKMLSVSRLFLDNFDHIQASWLTQGLRLGQVGLRMGADDMGSTMIEENVVSAAGAHNEATERELRYQISEAGFIPRQRDILYRYVDRKNIEELDSRSSMPLKQLSVAFAD, encoded by the coding sequence ATGACTTCCGAAGACTGTACGGCGCTGCTGGAGAGCTACGACATCGCGCGCATCGGCGCCGCGGCCGATGAGATCCGTCAGCGGAAACATCCGGACAAAGTCGTCACGTACATCATCGACCGCAACATAAATTACACGAATGTCTGCAACGTCGTCTGCACCTTTTGCGCGTTCTATCGCCGGCCGGGAAAACCGGACACTTACGTCCATTCGTTCGAGGAGATCTGCAAACGCATCGACGAGACCATCGAACTAGGCGGCACCGGCGTCCTGATGCAGGGCGGTCTTCATCCTGATTTCAATATCGAGTGGTACGAAGATCTGCTTTCGCGTCTGCACGCGCTTTACCCGACGTTTCAGCTTCACTGCTTTTCGCCGCCCGAGATCCACAACATTCATCTGATCAGCGGTTTGGACTACGAAACGATAATGGCGCGCCTCAAAGCGGCGGGACTCAATTCGATGCCGGGCGGCGGCGGCGAGATTCTTGACGACGAGGTCCGCAAGCGCGTTTCGACGAAATGCAACACGCAGGAATGGCTCGACGTAATGCGTGCCGCGCATAAGGTCGGACTGCGGACGACGGCGTCGATGATGTTCGGGATCGGCGACCGGGTCGAGCATCGCGTGCGCCATCTCCAGCGTGTCCGCGACGTTCAGGACGAAACCGGCGGATTCACGGCGTTCATCCCTTGGACGTTTCAGCGCGAGAACACGGCGCTCGGGCGCAAGATCACGGAAGAGCCTTCGGGAATCGATTACATCAAGATGCTTTCGGTATCTCGTCTGTTCCTCGACAACTTCGACCACATTCAGGCATCGTGGCTGACGCAGGGATTGCGGCTCGGCCAGGTCGGACTGCGAATGGGAGCCGACGATATGGGATCGACGATGATCGAGGAGAACGTCGTCTCCGCCGCCGGCGCGCACAACGAAGCGACCGAACGCGAGCTTCGCTACCAGATCTCGGAGGCCGGTTTCATCCCGCGACAACGGGATATTTTGTACAGATATGTAGACCGTAAAAACATCGAGGAATTGGACTCGCGATCGTCGATGCCGTTGAAGCAATTGAGCGTGGCATTTGCGGATTAA
- a CDS encoding cyanophycinase: MLKKSFVLVIVLAAVGTAFSQQRLVVIGGGDRPEAALGRFVEWSGGAKSRILIITWASGVPKESAESLKEDFAKFPGAKIESAPFAPLDGDGRAKFIEQMKTATGVFFSGGDQNRIMDVLKDEELLKLLRDRYDAGIAFAGTSAGAALMSSPMMTGENDLTVIDGTKVGTRPGLGLLPNAIVDQHFIVRRRQNRLFGLVLSNPKMLGVGIDEDTAIAVRDNRYAEVLGASYVMFVDGKRKDSTFSIFLGRAGQVFDLKRRKLR, encoded by the coding sequence ATGTTGAAAAAGTCTTTCGTTCTCGTAATCGTGCTGGCGGCTGTCGGAACCGCATTTTCACAACAGCGTCTGGTGGTCATCGGCGGCGGTGATCGGCCCGAGGCGGCCCTTGGGCGCTTCGTTGAATGGTCCGGCGGCGCGAAATCGCGGATTCTGATAATAACCTGGGCGAGCGGCGTTCCGAAAGAGAGTGCGGAATCGCTGAAAGAGGATTTCGCGAAATTTCCCGGCGCGAAGATCGAATCCGCTCCGTTCGCGCCGCTTGACGGTGACGGTCGCGCGAAGTTCATCGAACAGATGAAGACCGCAACTGGCGTTTTCTTTTCCGGCGGCGACCAAAACCGGATAATGGACGTCTTGAAGGACGAAGAACTGTTGAAACTGCTGCGTGACCGATACGATGCCGGAATCGCTTTTGCAGGCACGAGCGCCGGCGCGGCGCTGATGTCGTCACCGATGATGACAGGCGAGAACGACCTGACGGTCATCGACGGAACAAAGGTCGGAACGCGTCCGGGACTTGGACTGTTGCCGAACGCGATCGTCGACCAGCATTTCATAGTCCGCCGGCGTCAGAACCGGCTTTTCGGACTCGTCCTCTCAAACCCGAAAATGCTCGGGGTCGGGATCGACGAAGACACCGCCATCGCCGTTCGCGACAACCGATACGCGGAGGTGCTGGGCGCAAGTTATGTGATGTTTGTCGATGGAAAACGGAAAGACTCAACCTTCTCGATCTTTCTCGGCCGGGCGGGCCAGGTTTTTGATCTTAAAAGGCGAAAACTGAGGTGA
- a CDS encoding fatty acid desaturase, which translates to MSQATSRMKNTTSFGVLKTINWKNSTIVLIFHAFAIIGLFYFSWQNLAALLIGNWIVGSLGVGLGYHRLLTHRSFKAPKWLEYLLTVFGTMAVQDDAPKWVATHRIHHQFTDQERDPHSTRPGFWWAHLGWIVYGTANDHDPATLKKYVPDLMKDRFHVALARFYYAPLILSGILLFFLGGWPMVLWGVFGRVVFGWHSTWLVNSATHMWGSTPHETGDDSTNNAVIALLTFGEGWHNNHHAFPASARHGLGRFQFDQNWLTIRIFERLGWATNVRLATIDTALSESVSTP; encoded by the coding sequence ATGTCTCAGGCGACATCACGAATGAAAAACACAACAAGCTTCGGGGTTCTCAAAACAATCAACTGGAAAAATTCGACGATCGTTCTGATTTTCCACGCTTTCGCGATCATCGGGCTGTTCTATTTCAGCTGGCAGAATCTGGCGGCGCTGCTGATCGGCAACTGGATCGTCGGAAGCCTCGGCGTCGGGCTCGGCTATCACCGACTGCTGACGCACCGCAGTTTCAAGGCGCCGAAGTGGCTTGAGTATCTGCTCACTGTTTTCGGAACAATGGCCGTCCAGGACGATGCGCCGAAATGGGTCGCAACGCACCGCATCCATCATCAGTTCACGGATCAGGAACGCGATCCGCATTCGACGCGGCCCGGATTCTGGTGGGCGCATCTCGGCTGGATCGTCTACGGGACGGCGAACGATCACGACCCGGCAACGCTCAAGAAATACGTTCCGGATCTGATGAAGGACCGGTTTCACGTTGCGCTTGCTCGTTTTTACTACGCTCCGCTGATCCTGTCGGGCATTTTGCTCTTTTTCCTCGGCGGCTGGCCAATGGTTCTGTGGGGCGTTTTCGGACGCGTCGTTTTCGGTTGGCACTCGACGTGGCTCGTCAATTCGGCGACGCATATGTGGGGTTCGACGCCGCACGAAACCGGCGACGATTCGACCAACAATGCCGTCATCGCCCTGCTCACGTTCGGCGAAGGCTGGCACAACAACCATCACGCGTTTCCCGCATCGGCGCGGCACGGTCTCGGTCGTTTCCAGTTTGACCAGAACTGGCTCACGATTCGCATCTTTGAGCGTCTGGGATGGGCGACGAACGTCCGGCTCGCGACCATCGACACGGCACTCTCCGAGAGCGTGTCAACACCCTGA
- a CDS encoding fatty acid desaturase, with amino-acid sequence MQNVVEISSAKSQKIHWNTIVAVVLFHVGAVAAFFTFSWQNFAGFVLLWWVANSLGIGLGYHRLLTHRGFQSPKWFEYLLTFFGTMALQSGAISWVTTHRLHHAFTDTDKDPHSPVGGFWWSHIGWIFKGTAQIQPEATMMRYSPDLMKDRVHRVMNQYYWVTSILTGVACFLIGGWGMLFWAVGLRTVFGWHTTWFVNSVTHLWGSRRFETRDTSTNNGIVAALTFGEGWHNNHHAFPRSARHGLTWREFDFNWLQIKTLEKLGLANDVYAYDLNEGKEIHGKPIKQAA; translated from the coding sequence ATGCAGAACGTAGTCGAAATTTCGAGCGCAAAATCACAGAAGATCCATTGGAACACGATCGTCGCGGTCGTGCTGTTTCACGTCGGGGCGGTCGCCGCCTTTTTCACTTTCAGTTGGCAGAATTTCGCCGGGTTCGTACTTCTCTGGTGGGTCGCGAACAGTCTCGGCATCGGACTCGGTTATCATCGCTTGCTGACGCACCGCGGATTTCAGTCGCCGAAATGGTTCGAATACCTGCTCACATTCTTCGGCACAATGGCGCTTCAGTCGGGCGCGATCAGCTGGGTCACGACGCATCGCCTGCATCACGCTTTCACCGACACCGACAAGGATCCTCATTCGCCGGTCGGCGGATTCTGGTGGTCGCACATCGGATGGATCTTCAAGGGAACGGCGCAAATTCAGCCTGAGGCGACGATGATGCGTTACTCGCCCGACCTGATGAAGGACCGCGTTCATCGCGTGATGAATCAATACTATTGGGTCACGTCGATCCTTACCGGCGTCGCGTGTTTTCTGATTGGCGGCTGGGGAATGCTGTTCTGGGCCGTTGGACTGCGGACCGTTTTCGGTTGGCACACCACCTGGTTCGTGAATTCGGTGACGCATCTTTGGGGCTCGCGCCGCTTTGAAACACGCGACACATCGACCAACAACGGGATCGTTGCGGCGCTCACCTTTGGCGAAGGATGGCACAACAACCACCACGCCTTTCCGCGCTCGGCGCGCCACGGCCTGACCTGGAGAGAGTTTGACTTTAACTGGCTGCAGATCAAGACCCTCGAAAAGCTCGGGCTGGCGAATGACGTCTACGCATACGACCTTAACGAAGGCAAGGAAATTCACGGCAAACCGATCAAGCAGGCGGCTTAA
- a CDS encoding HAMP domain-containing histidine kinase, producing the protein MVRRRKSTIFFLILGICLIVLAVALNVGWILLNLREVVLLVLGIVFFAVIITGLILNTIFLMREIKRNEQQDAFLNAMTHELKTPIASIKLYLETLKSRDVSPEKQNEFYDVMLADSNRLLGTVEQVLLASQTRERQRLLNLSEIKLNDLLTESMNFIRTRYKLDESAMKFTPSAEEAVVVGDRSELGTVFTNLLDNAVKYSGDDPRLSIRVKNSNEKRVEVLIKDNGIGLNVSELKRVFRRFYRVANRATQNLKGTGLGLFIVESIVKKHGGRIWAESKGEGKGTTFIVQLPKL; encoded by the coding sequence ATCGTGCGCCGCCGCAAATCGACCATATTCTTCCTGATCCTGGGCATTTGCCTGATCGTACTCGCGGTCGCGCTGAACGTCGGCTGGATACTGCTCAATCTGCGCGAGGTCGTGCTCCTCGTTCTCGGCATTGTCTTCTTCGCCGTCATCATCACCGGGCTAATCCTGAACACGATCTTTTTGATGCGCGAGATCAAGCGCAATGAACAACAGGACGCGTTTTTGAACGCGATGACGCACGAACTCAAGACGCCGATCGCCTCGATCAAGTTGTATCTCGAAACCCTGAAAAGCCGCGATGTTTCACCCGAAAAGCAGAATGAGTTCTACGACGTGATGCTTGCCGATTCAAACCGTCTGCTCGGAACGGTCGAACAGGTGTTGCTCGCCTCGCAGACGCGCGAAAGGCAGCGGCTTCTCAACCTTTCCGAGATCAAGCTCAACGATCTGCTCACCGAGTCGATGAACTTCATCAGGACGCGCTACAAACTTGACGAGTCAGCGATGAAATTCACGCCTTCGGCCGAAGAAGCCGTGGTCGTCGGCGACCGATCCGAACTCGGCACGGTATTCACGAATTTGCTCGACAACGCAGTAAAATACTCCGGAGACGACCCGCGACTCTCGATTCGTGTGAAAAATTCCAACGAGAAGCGTGTCGAGGTCCTGATCAAGGACAACGGGATCGGACTGAACGTTTCTGAACTGAAGCGTGTTTTTCGCAGATTCTACCGCGTCGCCAACCGCGCGACCCAGAATCTGAAGGGAACGGGACTCGGTTTGTTCATCGTCGAGTCGATCGTCAAAAAACACGGCGGACGCATCTGGGCCGAAAGCAAAGGCGAGGGAAAAGGAACGACGTTTATCGTCCAGTTGCCGAAATTGTAG
- a CDS encoding response regulator transcription factor has product MKILIVEDEKHLADGLRFNLEADGHEVAVAYDGEEALGVLERQSFDAIVLDVMMPKKNGFEVASELRSMQNFTPILMLTALGSSDDVLKGFESGADDYLPKPFDLAVFQARLNGLLRRREWFRRERESAEKPFENVIEVNGKSIDFNNLELRTESGNVQLTLMEAKLLRHLIENEGQAVSRKTILEKVWDLHEDTDTRAIDNFIVRLRKHLETEPDKPQLLQTVRGVGYRFVR; this is encoded by the coding sequence ATGAAGATCCTGATCGTCGAAGACGAAAAACATCTCGCGGACGGTTTGCGGTTCAATCTCGAGGCCGACGGCCACGAGGTTGCGGTCGCGTATGACGGCGAGGAGGCGTTGGGTGTTTTGGAACGTCAGTCATTCGACGCGATCGTGCTCGACGTTATGATGCCGAAAAAGAATGGCTTCGAGGTCGCGTCCGAGCTTCGTTCGATGCAGAATTTTACTCCGATCCTGATGCTGACGGCGCTTGGCAGTTCCGACGACGTGTTGAAAGGCTTCGAATCGGGTGCCGACGATTATTTGCCGAAACCGTTCGATCTGGCAGTGTTTCAGGCGCGCCTGAACGGCCTCTTGCGCCGCAGGGAATGGTTCCGCCGCGAACGCGAATCCGCCGAAAAGCCGTTTGAAAACGTGATCGAGGTCAACGGAAAATCGATCGACTTCAACAACCTCGAACTCCGGACCGAGTCGGGGAACGTCCAACTCACGCTGATGGAAGCGAAACTTCTGCGCCATTTGATCGAAAACGAGGGGCAAGCCGTCTCACGCAAAACGATCCTCGAAAAAGTTTGGGATCTTCACGAGGACACGGACACGCGCGCCATCGACAACTTCATCGTCCGGCTTCGAAAACACCTCGAAACCGAGCCCGACAAACCGCAATTGCTGCAAACCGTCCGCGGCGTCGGTTACCGGTTTGTAAGGTAA
- a CDS encoding amidohydrolase, translating into MILINGRIWTGDAKNSWATAVAVKGDRIIAVGSDASIKKFSRRSTKIEDLGGRFVMPGINDSHTHFLSAALGMYQVDLTDARNLADAQAMVLKFAKENPGAKWIVGRGWQYTIFPGGLPKRQDIDAVIADRPVYLRAYDGHTSWANSKALEIAGITQDTKFEGFGEIVRDGNGVPTGVFKEGASSLVSRFLPPVTREQQLKALELGMQYAASLGITSIQNAHGSLGEVEIYDELLKKGKLTLKTKFAFSVGPDTTQAEIDKIVAASRKYDSPMLRVGAIKIMVDGVIESYTAAMLAPYSNKPETSGTPNFTVEQLNRVVAMADKAGLQVYIHAIGDRGVRMALDAYENAIKVNGRRDSRFRIEHIETIDPKDVPRFKELGVIASMEPIHADPATIDVWAAAIGPERTSRGFAWRALERAGARLIFSSDMPAAITMSPWRGLHNAVNRQTIELLPVGGWLPQHRVSVETALRAYTVNGAYASFEESAKGKIAKGFSADLIVLDRNPFTTAKEDLFKTTVVETVFGGKLVYNATVSGK; encoded by the coding sequence TTGATATTGATTAACGGCCGGATCTGGACGGGTGACGCGAAGAATTCTTGGGCGACTGCGGTTGCGGTCAAAGGCGACCGGATCATTGCTGTCGGTAGCGACGCATCGATCAAGAAGTTCTCACGGCGTTCGACAAAGATCGAAGATCTCGGCGGAAGATTCGTGATGCCGGGGATCAACGACTCGCACACGCATTTTCTGAGCGCGGCGCTTGGAATGTACCAGGTCGATCTGACCGACGCCAGGAATTTGGCCGACGCGCAGGCGATGGTCCTGAAGTTCGCAAAGGAAAACCCCGGCGCGAAATGGATCGTCGGGCGCGGATGGCAATACACGATCTTCCCCGGTGGACTGCCGAAGCGTCAGGACATCGACGCCGTTATCGCCGACCGGCCGGTCTATCTTCGCGCCTACGACGGCCACACTTCGTGGGCGAATTCGAAGGCGCTTGAGATCGCGGGAATCACTCAAGACACGAAATTCGAGGGATTCGGCGAGATCGTCCGCGACGGCAACGGCGTTCCGACCGGCGTTTTCAAGGAAGGAGCCTCGTCGCTCGTCAGCCGATTCCTGCCGCCGGTGACGCGTGAGCAGCAACTGAAGGCGCTCGAACTCGGAATGCAGTACGCGGCGTCGCTCGGCATCACGAGCATTCAAAACGCTCACGGCAGTCTCGGTGAAGTTGAGATCTACGACGAGCTTTTGAAAAAAGGAAAACTGACGCTCAAAACGAAATTCGCATTCAGTGTCGGGCCGGACACGACGCAGGCAGAGATCGACAAGATCGTCGCGGCTTCGAGAAAATACGACTCTCCGATGCTCCGTGTCGGTGCGATTAAGATAATGGTCGACGGCGTCATCGAATCCTACACGGCGGCGATGCTTGCGCCGTATTCGAACAAGCCCGAAACATCCGGAACGCCCAATTTCACGGTCGAGCAACTGAACCGCGTCGTAGCGATGGCGGACAAGGCCGGGCTCCAGGTTTACATCCACGCGATCGGCGATCGCGGAGTGCGAATGGCGCTCGACGCATACGAGAACGCGATCAAAGTCAACGGCCGGCGCGATTCGCGCTTTCGCATCGAGCATATCGAGACGATCGATCCGAAGGATGTGCCGCGATTCAAGGAACTTGGCGTCATCGCCTCGATGGAACCGATCCACGCCGATCCGGCGACGATCGACGTTTGGGCGGCGGCGATCGGACCCGAAAGGACGAGCCGCGGATTTGCCTGGCGCGCGCTCGAACGCGCCGGCGCGCGGTTGATCTTCTCGAGCGATATGCCGGCGGCCATCACGATGAGCCCGTGGCGCGGGCTGCATAACGCGGTGAACCGTCAAACAATCGAGCTTTTGCCGGTCGGAGGCTGGCTGCCGCAACATCGCGTGTCGGTTGAAACGGCCTTGCGGGCTTATACTGTAAATGGTGCGTACGCGTCTTTCGAAGAAAGTGCAAAGGGCAAGATCGCAAAGGGGTTTTCAGCCGATTTGATCGTTCTAGACCGGAATCCCTTCACAACGGCGAAAGAAGATCTCTTCAAGACGACCGTCGTTGAAACCGTTTTCGGCGGAAAACTTGTATACAACGCCACGGTCTCTGGGAAATAG